The proteins below come from a single Tachysurus fulvidraco isolate hzauxx_2018 chromosome 26, HZAU_PFXX_2.0, whole genome shotgun sequence genomic window:
- the LOC113650933 gene encoding uncharacterized protein LOC113650933 isoform X1, with protein MACSSTSSAGDLHRPSEVRIVLLGCRDAGKSSSGNTILGEEKFEFNQTSQCVTRQGHVTERKITLVEAPGWQRDKAVKQFLKQEIQTSVSKCPPGPHAVLLVIRLDIKFTKKERKELVRYVDLLGPTVWSHTIVLFTFGDSLGETTIERHIKSEAQALQCLVEKCGNRYHVFNNKKRDDVSQVSELLEKIEEMVAGNSGCHLEIDREILQNVEEQKKAEEERSKERLMKVSKKREDIRKHMLIHRLSEVRIVLLGYSNAGKSSSGNTILGEEKIKFNQSSQCVTRQGHVTGRKITVVEAPGWQRDKAVKQFLKQEIQTSVSMCPPGPHAVLLVIRLDIIFTKKERKELVRYVDLLGSTVWRHTIVLFTFGDSLGDTTIERHIESEGQALQWLVEKCGNRYHVFNNKKRDDVSQVSELLEKIEEMVAEEVRLQDREILQLIGGGGGPFIALACDSRTLRDLRRSTQVLHKMHSDRFSKSRMSRFYHPFIPKQLSGSSVGTYGCEISEYDNELFRTLHLQPGLNKCTFTDLVFEMELEGRVMYRVVSWDSHVLDGLDQSEPAGPLYNIKCYGSSVHRLHFPHCETRTDEVKLIAAHVTGGNVEIIQPVEVTDTHVIIEVQHLSCFGLLKPLLYRAYPIRAQVLLLYEQSLSKLHIHLLKRNVPVEEVQKKHQRFTYITTSSKCVLSPRKTYRPCCKTDDCDYVSQPEEERFDRDYDPNYHPTFEVILNTDIKKVTLSILDEDNQVVWKPRTVLLPGRCRVSTSNDSPGADFVDNFRSQLIQRVTSVMEIVDCLISKYIITDEMYNKINAKTTSQDKMRELYRYLNSAGRAAKAQFFQILREKHHDLVTDLDSGSDLD; from the exons ATGGCCTGCAGTAGCACCAGTTCTG cagGTGACCTGCATCGTCCCTCAGAAGTGAGGATTGTGCTGCTGGGCTGTAGAGATGCAGGGAAAAGTTCATCAGGAAACACCATCCTGGGCGAGGAAAAATTTGAGTTCAACCAAACTTCACAGTGTGTGACGAGACAAGGTCATGTAACTGAGAGAAAGATCACTCTGGTAGAAGCTCCAGGATGGCAGAGAGATAAAGCTGTGAAGCAGTTCCTCAAACAGGAGATTCAGACCAGTGTGTCCAAGTGTCCTCCAGGTCCACACGCTGTACTGCTGGTTATACGTTTGGAcattaaatttacaaaaaaagagagaaaagagttaGTCAGATACGTAGATCTACTCGGCCCGACAGTCTGGAGTCACACCATAGTTCTGTTCACCTTTGGAGACTCTCTGGGAGAGACAACCATAGAGAGACACATTAAGAGTGAAGCACAGGCTCTGCAGTGTCTGGTAGAGAAATGTGGGAACAGATatcatgtttttaataataaaaagagagacGATGTCTCTCAGGTCTCAGAGCTGCTGGAGAAGATTGAGGAGATGGTGGCAGGAAACAGTGGCTGCCATTTggaaatagacagagagatattGCAAAATGTGGAGGAGCAGAAAAAAGCAGAGGAAGAGAGGTCAAAAGAGAGGTTGATGAAGGTGTCAAAGAAAAGGGAAGACATTAGAAAACACATGT TAATACACCGTCTGTCGGAAGTGAGGATTGTGCTGCTGGGCTACAGCAATGCAGGGAAAAGTTCATCAGGAAACACCATCCTGGGCGAGGAAAAAATTAAGTTCAACCAATCTTCACAGTGTGTGACGAGACAAGGTCATGTAACTGGGAGAAAGATCACTGTGGTAGAAGCTCCAGGATGGCAGAGAGATAAAGCTGTGAAGCAGTTCCTCAAACAGGAGATTCAGACCAGTGTGTCCATGTGTCCTCCAGGTCCACACGCTGTACTGCTGGTTATACGCTTGGacattatatttacaaaaaaagagagaaaagagttaGTCAGATACGTAGATCTACTCGGCTCTACAGTCTGGAGACACACCATAGTTCTGTTCACCTTTGGAGACTCTCTGGGAGACACAACCATAGAGAGACACATTGAGAGTGAAGGACAGGCTCTGCAGTGGCTGGTAGAGAAATGTGGGAACAGATatcatgtttttaataataaaaagagagacGATGTCTCTCAGGTCTCAGAGCTGCTGGAGAAGATTGAGGAGATGGTGGCAGAAGAAGTccgtcttcaggacagagagaTATTACAACTgataggaggaggaggaggacctTTTATAGCTTTAGCATGTGACAGTCGTA CTTTGCGTGATCTCCGTAGGTCAACCCAGGTCTTGCATAAAATGCACTCAG ACAGGTTTTCGAAGTCCCGTATGTCCAGATTCTATCATCCATTCATACCAAAACAG CTCTCAGGCTCCTCTGTAGGGACTTATGGTTGTGAAATATCTGAGTATGACAATGAGTTGTTCAG GACTCTCCACCTTCAACCTGGACTGAATAAGTGTACATTCACTGACCTTGTGTTTGAGATGGAGCTGGAAGGCAGAGTGATGTATAGAGTAGTGTCCTGGGACAGCCATGTCTTGGATGGATTAGACCAAAGTGAGCCTGCAGGACCTCTGTACAATATCAAGTGCTATGGAAGTTCAGTCCATCGCCTGCACTTTCCACACTGTGAGACCC GTACAGATGAGGTTAAATTGATTGCAGCTCATGTGACTGGTGGAAATGTGGAGATCATTCAGCCTGTAGAAGTAACAGACACACATGTGATTATAGAAGTTCAACACCTCTCATGTTTTGGTCTCTTAAAGCCATTGCTATACAGAGCGTATCCCATCAGAGCCCAAGTTCTTTTGTTATATGAGCAAAGTCTGAGTAAACTTCACATCCATCTGTTGAAGCGGAATGTCCCGGTCGAAGAG gTGCAGAAAAAACATCAAAGATTCACATACATTACAACAAGCTCCAAATGTGTACTGAGCCCTCGTAAAACATACAGGCCATGCTGTAAAACTGATGACTGTGATTATGTTTCTCAACCAGAG GAGGAGAGGTTTGATCGTGACTATGACCCAAACTACCACCCTACATTTGAGGTGATCCttaatactgacattaaaaaagtCACATTAAGTATTTTGGATGAAGACAACCAGGTGGTGTGGAAGCCTCGGACTGTCTTACTTCCAG GTAGATGTAGAGTCTCAACCAGTAACGATTCACCCG gcGCTGATTTTGTGGATAATTTCAGATCCCAGCTCATTCAGAGAGTTACTTCAGTAATGGAGATAGTAGACTGTCTAATATCCAAGTATATTATTACTGATGAAATGTACAATAAGATCAATGCAAAGACAACATCCCAAGACAAAATGAGAGAACTGTACAGATATCTCAACTCGGCAGGACGAGCTGCGAAAGCTCAATTCTTTCAAATTCTACGAGAGAAACATCACGATTTAGTGACAGATCTGGATTCGGGATCAGATCTGGATTAG
- the LOC113650933 gene encoding uncharacterized protein LOC113650933 isoform X2, translating to MACSSTSSGDLHRPSEVRIVLLGCRDAGKSSSGNTILGEEKFEFNQTSQCVTRQGHVTERKITLVEAPGWQRDKAVKQFLKQEIQTSVSKCPPGPHAVLLVIRLDIKFTKKERKELVRYVDLLGPTVWSHTIVLFTFGDSLGETTIERHIKSEAQALQCLVEKCGNRYHVFNNKKRDDVSQVSELLEKIEEMVAGNSGCHLEIDREILQNVEEQKKAEEERSKERLMKVSKKREDIRKHMLIHRLSEVRIVLLGYSNAGKSSSGNTILGEEKIKFNQSSQCVTRQGHVTGRKITVVEAPGWQRDKAVKQFLKQEIQTSVSMCPPGPHAVLLVIRLDIIFTKKERKELVRYVDLLGSTVWRHTIVLFTFGDSLGDTTIERHIESEGQALQWLVEKCGNRYHVFNNKKRDDVSQVSELLEKIEEMVAEEVRLQDREILQLIGGGGGPFIALACDSRTLRDLRRSTQVLHKMHSDRFSKSRMSRFYHPFIPKQLSGSSVGTYGCEISEYDNELFRTLHLQPGLNKCTFTDLVFEMELEGRVMYRVVSWDSHVLDGLDQSEPAGPLYNIKCYGSSVHRLHFPHCETRTDEVKLIAAHVTGGNVEIIQPVEVTDTHVIIEVQHLSCFGLLKPLLYRAYPIRAQVLLLYEQSLSKLHIHLLKRNVPVEEVQKKHQRFTYITTSSKCVLSPRKTYRPCCKTDDCDYVSQPEEERFDRDYDPNYHPTFEVILNTDIKKVTLSILDEDNQVVWKPRTVLLPGRCRVSTSNDSPGADFVDNFRSQLIQRVTSVMEIVDCLISKYIITDEMYNKINAKTTSQDKMRELYRYLNSAGRAAKAQFFQILREKHHDLVTDLDSGSDLD from the exons ATGGCCTGCAGTAGCACCAGTTCTG GTGACCTGCATCGTCCCTCAGAAGTGAGGATTGTGCTGCTGGGCTGTAGAGATGCAGGGAAAAGTTCATCAGGAAACACCATCCTGGGCGAGGAAAAATTTGAGTTCAACCAAACTTCACAGTGTGTGACGAGACAAGGTCATGTAACTGAGAGAAAGATCACTCTGGTAGAAGCTCCAGGATGGCAGAGAGATAAAGCTGTGAAGCAGTTCCTCAAACAGGAGATTCAGACCAGTGTGTCCAAGTGTCCTCCAGGTCCACACGCTGTACTGCTGGTTATACGTTTGGAcattaaatttacaaaaaaagagagaaaagagttaGTCAGATACGTAGATCTACTCGGCCCGACAGTCTGGAGTCACACCATAGTTCTGTTCACCTTTGGAGACTCTCTGGGAGAGACAACCATAGAGAGACACATTAAGAGTGAAGCACAGGCTCTGCAGTGTCTGGTAGAGAAATGTGGGAACAGATatcatgtttttaataataaaaagagagacGATGTCTCTCAGGTCTCAGAGCTGCTGGAGAAGATTGAGGAGATGGTGGCAGGAAACAGTGGCTGCCATTTggaaatagacagagagatattGCAAAATGTGGAGGAGCAGAAAAAAGCAGAGGAAGAGAGGTCAAAAGAGAGGTTGATGAAGGTGTCAAAGAAAAGGGAAGACATTAGAAAACACATGT TAATACACCGTCTGTCGGAAGTGAGGATTGTGCTGCTGGGCTACAGCAATGCAGGGAAAAGTTCATCAGGAAACACCATCCTGGGCGAGGAAAAAATTAAGTTCAACCAATCTTCACAGTGTGTGACGAGACAAGGTCATGTAACTGGGAGAAAGATCACTGTGGTAGAAGCTCCAGGATGGCAGAGAGATAAAGCTGTGAAGCAGTTCCTCAAACAGGAGATTCAGACCAGTGTGTCCATGTGTCCTCCAGGTCCACACGCTGTACTGCTGGTTATACGCTTGGacattatatttacaaaaaaagagagaaaagagttaGTCAGATACGTAGATCTACTCGGCTCTACAGTCTGGAGACACACCATAGTTCTGTTCACCTTTGGAGACTCTCTGGGAGACACAACCATAGAGAGACACATTGAGAGTGAAGGACAGGCTCTGCAGTGGCTGGTAGAGAAATGTGGGAACAGATatcatgtttttaataataaaaagagagacGATGTCTCTCAGGTCTCAGAGCTGCTGGAGAAGATTGAGGAGATGGTGGCAGAAGAAGTccgtcttcaggacagagagaTATTACAACTgataggaggaggaggaggacctTTTATAGCTTTAGCATGTGACAGTCGTA CTTTGCGTGATCTCCGTAGGTCAACCCAGGTCTTGCATAAAATGCACTCAG ACAGGTTTTCGAAGTCCCGTATGTCCAGATTCTATCATCCATTCATACCAAAACAG CTCTCAGGCTCCTCTGTAGGGACTTATGGTTGTGAAATATCTGAGTATGACAATGAGTTGTTCAG GACTCTCCACCTTCAACCTGGACTGAATAAGTGTACATTCACTGACCTTGTGTTTGAGATGGAGCTGGAAGGCAGAGTGATGTATAGAGTAGTGTCCTGGGACAGCCATGTCTTGGATGGATTAGACCAAAGTGAGCCTGCAGGACCTCTGTACAATATCAAGTGCTATGGAAGTTCAGTCCATCGCCTGCACTTTCCACACTGTGAGACCC GTACAGATGAGGTTAAATTGATTGCAGCTCATGTGACTGGTGGAAATGTGGAGATCATTCAGCCTGTAGAAGTAACAGACACACATGTGATTATAGAAGTTCAACACCTCTCATGTTTTGGTCTCTTAAAGCCATTGCTATACAGAGCGTATCCCATCAGAGCCCAAGTTCTTTTGTTATATGAGCAAAGTCTGAGTAAACTTCACATCCATCTGTTGAAGCGGAATGTCCCGGTCGAAGAG gTGCAGAAAAAACATCAAAGATTCACATACATTACAACAAGCTCCAAATGTGTACTGAGCCCTCGTAAAACATACAGGCCATGCTGTAAAACTGATGACTGTGATTATGTTTCTCAACCAGAG GAGGAGAGGTTTGATCGTGACTATGACCCAAACTACCACCCTACATTTGAGGTGATCCttaatactgacattaaaaaagtCACATTAAGTATTTTGGATGAAGACAACCAGGTGGTGTGGAAGCCTCGGACTGTCTTACTTCCAG GTAGATGTAGAGTCTCAACCAGTAACGATTCACCCG gcGCTGATTTTGTGGATAATTTCAGATCCCAGCTCATTCAGAGAGTTACTTCAGTAATGGAGATAGTAGACTGTCTAATATCCAAGTATATTATTACTGATGAAATGTACAATAAGATCAATGCAAAGACAACATCCCAAGACAAAATGAGAGAACTGTACAGATATCTCAACTCGGCAGGACGAGCTGCGAAAGCTCAATTCTTTCAAATTCTACGAGAGAAACATCACGATTTAGTGACAGATCTGGATTCGGGATCAGATCTGGATTAG
- the LOC113650933 gene encoding uncharacterized protein LOC113650933 isoform X3 — MACSSTSSAGDLHRPSEVRIVLLGCRDAGKSSSGNTILGEEKFEFNQTSQCVTRQGHVTERKITLVEAPGWQRDKAVKQFLKQEIQTSVSKCPPGPHAVLLVIRLDIKFTKKERKELVRYVDLLGPTVWSHTIVLFTFGDSLGETTIERHIKSEAQALQCLVEKCGNRYHVFNNKKRDDVSQVSELLEKIEEMVAGNSGCHLEIDREILQNVEEQKKAEEERSKERLMKVSKKREDIRKHMLIHRLSEVRIVLLGYSNAGKSSSGNTILGEEKIKFNQSSQCVTRQGHVTGRKITVVEAPGWQRDKAVKQFLKQEIQTSVSMCPPGPHAVLLVIRLDIIFTKKERKELVRYVDLLGSTVWRHTIVLFTFGDSLGDTTIERHIESEGQALQWLVEKCGNRYHVFNNKKRDDVSQVSELLEKIEEMVAEEVRLQDREILQLIGGGGGPFIALACDSRTLRDLRRSTQVLHKMHSDRFSKSRMSRFYHPFIPKQLSGSSVGTYGCEISEYDNELFRTLHLQPGLNKCTFTDLVFEMELEGRVMYRVVSWDSHVLDGLDQSEPAGPLYNIKCYGSSVHRLHFPHCTDEVKLIAAHVTGGNVEIIQPVEVTDTHVIIEVQHLSCFGLLKPLLYRAYPIRAQVLLLYEQSLSKLHIHLLKRNVPVEEVQKKHQRFTYITTSSKCVLSPRKTYRPCCKTDDCDYVSQPEEERFDRDYDPNYHPTFEVILNTDIKKVTLSILDEDNQVVWKPRTVLLPGRCRVSTSNDSPGADFVDNFRSQLIQRVTSVMEIVDCLISKYIITDEMYNKINAKTTSQDKMRELYRYLNSAGRAAKAQFFQILREKHHDLVTDLDSGSDLD; from the exons ATGGCCTGCAGTAGCACCAGTTCTG cagGTGACCTGCATCGTCCCTCAGAAGTGAGGATTGTGCTGCTGGGCTGTAGAGATGCAGGGAAAAGTTCATCAGGAAACACCATCCTGGGCGAGGAAAAATTTGAGTTCAACCAAACTTCACAGTGTGTGACGAGACAAGGTCATGTAACTGAGAGAAAGATCACTCTGGTAGAAGCTCCAGGATGGCAGAGAGATAAAGCTGTGAAGCAGTTCCTCAAACAGGAGATTCAGACCAGTGTGTCCAAGTGTCCTCCAGGTCCACACGCTGTACTGCTGGTTATACGTTTGGAcattaaatttacaaaaaaagagagaaaagagttaGTCAGATACGTAGATCTACTCGGCCCGACAGTCTGGAGTCACACCATAGTTCTGTTCACCTTTGGAGACTCTCTGGGAGAGACAACCATAGAGAGACACATTAAGAGTGAAGCACAGGCTCTGCAGTGTCTGGTAGAGAAATGTGGGAACAGATatcatgtttttaataataaaaagagagacGATGTCTCTCAGGTCTCAGAGCTGCTGGAGAAGATTGAGGAGATGGTGGCAGGAAACAGTGGCTGCCATTTggaaatagacagagagatattGCAAAATGTGGAGGAGCAGAAAAAAGCAGAGGAAGAGAGGTCAAAAGAGAGGTTGATGAAGGTGTCAAAGAAAAGGGAAGACATTAGAAAACACATGT TAATACACCGTCTGTCGGAAGTGAGGATTGTGCTGCTGGGCTACAGCAATGCAGGGAAAAGTTCATCAGGAAACACCATCCTGGGCGAGGAAAAAATTAAGTTCAACCAATCTTCACAGTGTGTGACGAGACAAGGTCATGTAACTGGGAGAAAGATCACTGTGGTAGAAGCTCCAGGATGGCAGAGAGATAAAGCTGTGAAGCAGTTCCTCAAACAGGAGATTCAGACCAGTGTGTCCATGTGTCCTCCAGGTCCACACGCTGTACTGCTGGTTATACGCTTGGacattatatttacaaaaaaagagagaaaagagttaGTCAGATACGTAGATCTACTCGGCTCTACAGTCTGGAGACACACCATAGTTCTGTTCACCTTTGGAGACTCTCTGGGAGACACAACCATAGAGAGACACATTGAGAGTGAAGGACAGGCTCTGCAGTGGCTGGTAGAGAAATGTGGGAACAGATatcatgtttttaataataaaaagagagacGATGTCTCTCAGGTCTCAGAGCTGCTGGAGAAGATTGAGGAGATGGTGGCAGAAGAAGTccgtcttcaggacagagagaTATTACAACTgataggaggaggaggaggacctTTTATAGCTTTAGCATGTGACAGTCGTA CTTTGCGTGATCTCCGTAGGTCAACCCAGGTCTTGCATAAAATGCACTCAG ACAGGTTTTCGAAGTCCCGTATGTCCAGATTCTATCATCCATTCATACCAAAACAG CTCTCAGGCTCCTCTGTAGGGACTTATGGTTGTGAAATATCTGAGTATGACAATGAGTTGTTCAG GACTCTCCACCTTCAACCTGGACTGAATAAGTGTACATTCACTGACCTTGTGTTTGAGATGGAGCTGGAAGGCAGAGTGATGTATAGAGTAGTGTCCTGGGACAGCCATGTCTTGGATGGATTAGACCAAAGTGAGCCTGCAGGACCTCTGTACAATATCAAGTGCTATGGAAGTTCAGTCCATCGCCTGCACTTTCCACACT GTACAGATGAGGTTAAATTGATTGCAGCTCATGTGACTGGTGGAAATGTGGAGATCATTCAGCCTGTAGAAGTAACAGACACACATGTGATTATAGAAGTTCAACACCTCTCATGTTTTGGTCTCTTAAAGCCATTGCTATACAGAGCGTATCCCATCAGAGCCCAAGTTCTTTTGTTATATGAGCAAAGTCTGAGTAAACTTCACATCCATCTGTTGAAGCGGAATGTCCCGGTCGAAGAG gTGCAGAAAAAACATCAAAGATTCACATACATTACAACAAGCTCCAAATGTGTACTGAGCCCTCGTAAAACATACAGGCCATGCTGTAAAACTGATGACTGTGATTATGTTTCTCAACCAGAG GAGGAGAGGTTTGATCGTGACTATGACCCAAACTACCACCCTACATTTGAGGTGATCCttaatactgacattaaaaaagtCACATTAAGTATTTTGGATGAAGACAACCAGGTGGTGTGGAAGCCTCGGACTGTCTTACTTCCAG GTAGATGTAGAGTCTCAACCAGTAACGATTCACCCG gcGCTGATTTTGTGGATAATTTCAGATCCCAGCTCATTCAGAGAGTTACTTCAGTAATGGAGATAGTAGACTGTCTAATATCCAAGTATATTATTACTGATGAAATGTACAATAAGATCAATGCAAAGACAACATCCCAAGACAAAATGAGAGAACTGTACAGATATCTCAACTCGGCAGGACGAGCTGCGAAAGCTCAATTCTTTCAAATTCTACGAGAGAAACATCACGATTTAGTGACAGATCTGGATTCGGGATCAGATCTGGATTAG
- the LOC113650933 gene encoding GTPase IMAP family member 8-like isoform X4, translated as MACSSTSSAGDLHRPSEVRIVLLGCRDAGKSSSGNTILGEEKFEFNQTSQCVTRQGHVTERKITLVEAPGWQRDKAVKQFLKQEIQTSVSKCPPGPHAVLLVIRLDIKFTKKERKELVRYVDLLGPTVWSHTIVLFTFGDSLGETTIERHIKSEAQALQCLVEKCGNRYHVFNNKKRDDVSQVSELLEKIEEMVAGNSGCHLEIDREILQNVEEQKKAEEERSKERLMKVSKKREDIRKHMLIHRLSEVRIVLLGYSNAGKSSSGNTILGEEKIKFNQSSQCVTRQGHVTGRKITVVEAPGWQRDKAVKQFLKQEIQTSVSMCPPGPHAVLLVIRLDIIFTKKERKELVRYVDLLGSTVWRHTIVLFTFGDSLGDTTIERHIESEGQALQWLVEKCGNRYHVFNNKKRDDVSQVSELLEKIEEMVAEEVRLQDREILQLIGGGGGPFIALACDSRTLRDLRRSTQVLHKMHSDRFSKSRMSRFYHPFIPKQLSGSSVGTYGCEISEYDNELFRTLHLQPGLNKCTFTDLVFEMELEGRVMYRVVSWDSHVLDGLDQSEPAGPLYNIKCYGSSVHRLHFPHCETRTDEVKLIAAHVTGGNVEIIQPVEVTDTHVIIEVQHLSCFGLLKPLLYRAYPIRAQVLLLYEQSLSKLHIHLLKRNVPVEEVQKKHQRFTYITTSSKCVLSPRKTYRPCCKTDDCDYVSQPEEERFDRDYDPNYHPTFEVILNTDIKKVTLSILDEDNQVVWKPRTVLLPGRCRVSTSNDSPGKTF; from the exons ATGGCCTGCAGTAGCACCAGTTCTG cagGTGACCTGCATCGTCCCTCAGAAGTGAGGATTGTGCTGCTGGGCTGTAGAGATGCAGGGAAAAGTTCATCAGGAAACACCATCCTGGGCGAGGAAAAATTTGAGTTCAACCAAACTTCACAGTGTGTGACGAGACAAGGTCATGTAACTGAGAGAAAGATCACTCTGGTAGAAGCTCCAGGATGGCAGAGAGATAAAGCTGTGAAGCAGTTCCTCAAACAGGAGATTCAGACCAGTGTGTCCAAGTGTCCTCCAGGTCCACACGCTGTACTGCTGGTTATACGTTTGGAcattaaatttacaaaaaaagagagaaaagagttaGTCAGATACGTAGATCTACTCGGCCCGACAGTCTGGAGTCACACCATAGTTCTGTTCACCTTTGGAGACTCTCTGGGAGAGACAACCATAGAGAGACACATTAAGAGTGAAGCACAGGCTCTGCAGTGTCTGGTAGAGAAATGTGGGAACAGATatcatgtttttaataataaaaagagagacGATGTCTCTCAGGTCTCAGAGCTGCTGGAGAAGATTGAGGAGATGGTGGCAGGAAACAGTGGCTGCCATTTggaaatagacagagagatattGCAAAATGTGGAGGAGCAGAAAAAAGCAGAGGAAGAGAGGTCAAAAGAGAGGTTGATGAAGGTGTCAAAGAAAAGGGAAGACATTAGAAAACACATGT TAATACACCGTCTGTCGGAAGTGAGGATTGTGCTGCTGGGCTACAGCAATGCAGGGAAAAGTTCATCAGGAAACACCATCCTGGGCGAGGAAAAAATTAAGTTCAACCAATCTTCACAGTGTGTGACGAGACAAGGTCATGTAACTGGGAGAAAGATCACTGTGGTAGAAGCTCCAGGATGGCAGAGAGATAAAGCTGTGAAGCAGTTCCTCAAACAGGAGATTCAGACCAGTGTGTCCATGTGTCCTCCAGGTCCACACGCTGTACTGCTGGTTATACGCTTGGacattatatttacaaaaaaagagagaaaagagttaGTCAGATACGTAGATCTACTCGGCTCTACAGTCTGGAGACACACCATAGTTCTGTTCACCTTTGGAGACTCTCTGGGAGACACAACCATAGAGAGACACATTGAGAGTGAAGGACAGGCTCTGCAGTGGCTGGTAGAGAAATGTGGGAACAGATatcatgtttttaataataaaaagagagacGATGTCTCTCAGGTCTCAGAGCTGCTGGAGAAGATTGAGGAGATGGTGGCAGAAGAAGTccgtcttcaggacagagagaTATTACAACTgataggaggaggaggaggacctTTTATAGCTTTAGCATGTGACAGTCGTA CTTTGCGTGATCTCCGTAGGTCAACCCAGGTCTTGCATAAAATGCACTCAG ACAGGTTTTCGAAGTCCCGTATGTCCAGATTCTATCATCCATTCATACCAAAACAG CTCTCAGGCTCCTCTGTAGGGACTTATGGTTGTGAAATATCTGAGTATGACAATGAGTTGTTCAG GACTCTCCACCTTCAACCTGGACTGAATAAGTGTACATTCACTGACCTTGTGTTTGAGATGGAGCTGGAAGGCAGAGTGATGTATAGAGTAGTGTCCTGGGACAGCCATGTCTTGGATGGATTAGACCAAAGTGAGCCTGCAGGACCTCTGTACAATATCAAGTGCTATGGAAGTTCAGTCCATCGCCTGCACTTTCCACACTGTGAGACCC GTACAGATGAGGTTAAATTGATTGCAGCTCATGTGACTGGTGGAAATGTGGAGATCATTCAGCCTGTAGAAGTAACAGACACACATGTGATTATAGAAGTTCAACACCTCTCATGTTTTGGTCTCTTAAAGCCATTGCTATACAGAGCGTATCCCATCAGAGCCCAAGTTCTTTTGTTATATGAGCAAAGTCTGAGTAAACTTCACATCCATCTGTTGAAGCGGAATGTCCCGGTCGAAGAG gTGCAGAAAAAACATCAAAGATTCACATACATTACAACAAGCTCCAAATGTGTACTGAGCCCTCGTAAAACATACAGGCCATGCTGTAAAACTGATGACTGTGATTATGTTTCTCAACCAGAG GAGGAGAGGTTTGATCGTGACTATGACCCAAACTACCACCCTACATTTGAGGTGATCCttaatactgacattaaaaaagtCACATTAAGTATTTTGGATGAAGACAACCAGGTGGTGTGGAAGCCTCGGACTGTCTTACTTCCAG GTAGATGTAGAGTCTCAACCAGTAACGATTCACCCGGTAAGACTTTCTGA